Part of the Bacteriovorax sp. BAL6_X genome, TTAGTAGCAGAGAAATTAGCTTTTTCATTTATTATTATCTCCAAATTTTATTAATGAATTAGTTCTATAATTCCGATAATTCATTGAAAAGTATTCTATTGGGCGACAATCGCCTGTCAGGAGATATATGGATCACTTTGGTCAAGATTTGGTTAAGATTAGAAAAGCAAATGGTTATAAGAGTGCGAAATCATTCTATGAAGTATTGGCAAAGAAAGGCCTGGAGTGCAATTATCAATATTTCGTTAAGATTGAAAAGGGAGCTGCTTTTCCTTCTTCTGCTATTGTTAACCAAATTGCTAAGTGTCTTAAGACCAAGGATGCCAATATTCTAATCTTGAGTTTTTGTCGAAACCAATTCTCTTCTTTTGATTACCTATTTAAAGAAGACAATCAGAGTGATGAGGAAGTCATTGAAGTCGCTTCCAAGGCCAAACAAGGGCAACGTTACTTATCTGTCATGCAAATCAATTCACTTGCTCAAACGAAATCACATTACTTTCTCTTTCTTATTTTGACCCTGTCAAGAAGTGCCTTGAAGATTAGTGAGCTTAAAACTTATGCCATTAAAAAAAGTGTCGTCAACGATCTTATCAAGGCCGAGGTTGCCTTTGAGGAAGATGGCCTAATCTATGCAAGATCAACTGAGTTTCGCTTTCCAAACGAGGTGAGTGAAACGATTAAGAAAGCCTATGGTAAGTTTGATGATTGGGATATGGAATTTGGCAGAAACTTTAAGTTTCAAAATCTCGTGAATAAGATGATGATTCGCAGGATCTCGCCTAGGTATCTTTCTCTTATTAAGAACCAGATCGATTCAATTTCAGATATTGTGCGCTTATCAGACGAGTCTGATAATCGTTATAATAACGAAGTTCTACATCTTCATATTTCTCTTAATCGAGGACAATTACCTGGTTAGAAAAACTTTAAAGAAGTCATCATTGGCCTTTAAGAATAAGGGGTAGCGCTTGTCATCTTTTATCTTTGTTTTGATATTAGTGATTAGACAATCATTATTGCTGCAAGTTTTACGGGCCCTTAAGATTAACTTCTCTAAGTAGCTTTTTACCGGAGTATGAGAACAGCTAGATCCATTAAGATATTCTTGTCCTAAGAAAATATAGTCACGAATAAAGGCGTACTTCTTTGGAGACACTTTTTTTAAATGAGTAGGATTTAAACGGTAAGCAGAAATACTTTCAGCTGCATCTTCACTTGGATTTGTTTGTCCATAGAGAGAGACCATTTCATCGCGATTATAGCGCCAACCCATAGGGTGGTCGATCCATCCAGACATATCCCACCAAAAAGATGAGTAGTTTAAGTTATAGAAGTAGGCGAGGTTATGTCCAAGTTCATGAAAGAGACTATAGGCCTTTCCATCTTCATCTAGTTCACGATCCCAAGGAGCGTAAAGCTCAATTGAAGCATTCGCAAAGATCATTCCACGATGGCCGTAACCAATATCATTCTTTATATGACGAACTAGTCTTTTACTTACCCAAAGCTTTGGAAGATGAGCTGGAAGAAGATTAACGCCTTTAATAATGGCATCCATTTGTTCAAGATCAAGTAAAGCCGCATCCTTATTTGCATATGGAGAAGTATTAAGCCCATATTTAAAAAGTAAGTAGATTGATTTTTCAATGAGTTCATCACTTTCAAATAACTCTTTAAGTTTACATGATTTACTCTGGCACTTATTGGCCGCTGCTATTTTACTTTTAAATTCTGCTTTCTTTTTTAGGCCACGATAGACGTAAGACTTAACAAGTAGTGAATAGGCTTCATCAATTTTTGTATTAAGATATGGCCTTGCAAATTGTGTAATTTGCCAATTACTTGGTACCTTGGTGCTACATTTCGCACTATTTACAGTCTCAAAGCTAGCGGCATATTCACTAAGTGCGTATGCTTGAATTGATAATGAAATAAATAATAAACACTTAATGAAGGATTTTTGCATAATTCTTTATGACAAAAATCCCTATTGATCTCAATTGAAATAGGCGAAATCGCAATAATTATACGGTCTAACGTCTTGTAAAGATGAAGCCTAGCGCGATAAACGGCAGAATCATACAATAGTATGAGTTTGTGACAACTTCCCAAGGTGAGATCTTAAATGTTACTCCTAGAAGTAATGCCTGGGCACCATAAGGAAGTAGGCCTTGAACCACACAGCTAAAAATATCAATGAGAGAAGCACTTCTCTTAGGTGAAATTTTTCCCTGTAAAGCAAGTTTTTTTGCAATAGGGCCAACGATAATAATAGAAACCGTATTATTTGCAACACATATATTTGTGAGTGCTGATAAGAGTCCAATACCAATTTGATCGGCTGCATTCTTATTTAAGTGTGCTAGCTTTGAAATAAGTCTTTGAATCTTATGAGAGATATAGTCTAGTCCACCTTCTGATCTTATGAACTCACTTAACCCGCCAATTAGAAGAGAGAGTAGAAAGATCTCTTGCATATTGCTAAAGCCTCGGTAAGTCAGTCCTATAATTGATGAGAAATCAAATCCATTAAATAGAGCAACTGTTCCAGCGAGGATGATTCCTCCAGATAAGACAACAAAGACATTCACTCCTAAGATCGCAAGTAAGAGAATGAAAAAGTATGGAAGCCCTAAATATAAGTTGGTTGGTTTTTCTACTGCAACATTTGGTGCTGATATAAGAAAGAAGTAAATAACTATAGCGATAAGGGCCGCAAATGATGCTATTTTAAAGTTTTCCTGAAACTTGTCACGCATATTACAACCCTGCGTTCTTGTAGCAGCAATAGTTGTATCAGAGATAATTGATAGGTTATCACCAAACATTGCTCCAGACATTACTGCACCTGCTAGGACACCTAAGTTAATATCAGTTTTGGTTGCCATTGTTAGTGCGATTGGCCCGATCGCTCCAATAGTTCCCATTGATGTTCCCATCGCCGTTGAGACAAGGGCCGAGATAACAAAGACCCCTGGAAGAATGAGAGAGTTTGGTATGATTGATAGTCCAAGGTTAACAATGGCATCAACTCCACCAGTCTCTGTAGCAATCGTTGAGAATGCACCAGCAAGTAGATAGATGAGACACATTGTTATAATATCAGGGTGTCCAATTCCTTTTACAAATTTAGAAACATTATTATTTATAGTATCTTTTGTAACAAAGAAGGCAAGAAAGATTGCAGGTAAGATCGCAATAGGAGCTGGTACCTGATAGAAGGCATGTTTCACACCTTTTATTTGAAAATATATCCCAGCGCCTAAGTAGATAATGACAAATAATAATAGCGGTAAAAGTGAAATCTTTTGCTTTATATGAGACATGAAATCACCTTACCATATCACCCCAAATTGCGTCTAGAGAAATGACTTGATGATATCTTTTCGAGTGACGATACCAACTAGCTTATTATCTTTGATCACAGGCACACGTTTGATATGTTTTTCAATCATAAATTGGATATAACCTTCAAGATCAGTCTCTTCTGTGAGTGACTTCACATTTCTTGACATGACCTCTCCAACTCTTACTTCTTTAATTCGCTCATATGTTTTTTCAAGTTGAGTAAAATTTAAATTGTGTCCAAATGCTTGTTTTAGTTTTGCCATTGCGTGAGGGATTTCAACTTCTTTACCAACAAAGTCTGACTCTGTAATAATTCCCACGACATCACCATCTCTATTTAGAACTGGTAAAGCACTAACTCGATTATCACACATAAGCTTTGCAGCATCTCTAATTGTCTTTTCTTCTGTAATCGTAATAGGTTTCTTAGTCATTATCTTTGTGATTTCCATATTTTCCTCGTTGTTGTAACAGAAGGTATAACGGAGGAATACATGGTTTGTGTGAGTAATTAATTTGTTAACTTAAATCAAAGAAATTTAACTTTAAAATTACTGATCGATCTGCCGATAAGAATACATTGGTTTTTATACGTTATTTTGTGTTGGTCCCGGTACGGGTCCAATTAAAGGGGAGTTTGTTATCAATAAGGAATCGAAATCGACGGAAGTCGTCGAATCAACAATTAACAAGAATGTTTTCTTTACCTCAGCTTTCTTCATTCTCTTAATCACTGCTGTTGGCTCTTTTTGGCCAGGACACTTAAGTCAATTTTTTAAGGGGATACAAGCATGGTTAATTGCTAAGGCCAGTTGGGTCTATGTTTTAGCAATGGGAATCATTTTATTCACATCACTTTGGCTAATGGTAAGCCGTCTAGGTGATATTAAACTCGGCCCAGACCACTCAGAACCTAGTTATACAAACTTGTCTTGGTTTGCAATGCTCTTTTCGGCAGGGATGGGGATTGGTCTACTGTTCTTTGGGGTTGCTGAGCCAATCATGCACTTTAATTCTCCACCAGTGGGGGATCCTCAGAGTAT contains:
- a CDS encoding CBS domain-containing protein yields the protein MEITKIMTKKPITITEEKTIRDAAKLMCDNRVSALPVLNRDGDVVGIITESDFVGKEVEIPHAMAKLKQAFGHNLNFTQLEKTYERIKEVRVGEVMSRNVKSLTEETDLEGYIQFMIEKHIKRVPVIKDNKLVGIVTRKDIIKSFL
- a CDS encoding Na+/H+ antiporter NhaC family protein → MSHIKQKISLLPLLLFVIIYLGAGIYFQIKGVKHAFYQVPAPIAILPAIFLAFFVTKDTINNNVSKFVKGIGHPDIITMCLIYLLAGAFSTIATETGGVDAIVNLGLSIIPNSLILPGVFVISALVSTAMGTSMGTIGAIGPIALTMATKTDINLGVLAGAVMSGAMFGDNLSIISDTTIAATRTQGCNMRDKFQENFKIASFAALIAIVIYFFLISAPNVAVEKPTNLYLGLPYFFILLLAILGVNVFVVLSGGIILAGTVALFNGFDFSSIIGLTYRGFSNMQEIFLLSLLIGGLSEFIRSEGGLDYISHKIQRLISKLAHLNKNAADQIGIGLLSALTNICVANNTVSIIIVGPIAKKLALQGKISPKRSASLIDIFSCVVQGLLPYGAQALLLGVTFKISPWEVVTNSYYCMILPFIALGFIFTRR